The genomic stretch CCTTTGTGGAACCGGTTACATTGCCAATTCTGTGAGTGCTGTGGTCTTTGCCACCCTGTGAAATGCGTCTTCCGTCTCTTCTGCGCGTATAACTCACCAGCGTAATATCAAATATTGCAAAACTCAATAGCAATACCGGGATCAGAAACCAGATATGATTACCTTTACTGTGCGCCATCAGGTTTCCGGTAAGCAGTCCCATTGTGGATAAAAAATAACCAATGAACATGCTCCCTGCATCACCAAGAAATATTTTGGCAGGATTGAAATTATGCGGTAGAAATCCCAGTACAGAACCTGCAAATGCCATGGACATTAGTCCGATAATACTTGTTAATTGAGCGATCTCAGGGGTTTTGGATATAAAGCTGATTGCATAGAATCCCAAACCTAATATCCCGCTCATCCCTGCAAGTACTCCATCCATATTATCCAGAAAATTAAAAGCATTCATCAACCCGATCATCCAGAGCAATACTATAGGAATGCTGAACCAGATTGGACCAAGTACACTGAACATATCATTTGAATACATAAAGATCAGGCAGGCAGCCAGTTGTCCTAACATTTTGGGAACGGGTTTCATTCCATTTCTGTCATCAATGATCCCCACCACCAGAATTAGAAATGCTCCTACCAGATAGCCGATCAATCTCATACTCATTGCATGCAGATTCAAGGCTATCACAACTGTGACCAGTAACAGGAAACCAATGAATACAGAAACTCCTCCCATAAGCGGTACAGCCTTCTTATGCACCTTTCGCGCACAGGGATTATCGACAAAATTCCACTTTAATGCCAGTTTTATTATCTGGGGTGTGAGACTGTAAACTGTCAGAAAACCCAGCACAAATACAGCGAAGTACTTATATACTATATTCATCTATTCCTTCTAATATCTAATTTACTGGTTGTTTCACGGATAGCTTTGATTTTGTCAACAGTAAAAAAAACTAATCTCCTGGAATCTGCTTCCACTCTATAATATTACCCCTGTTTAACATCCAGCGAGGGTCAAAA from Candidatus Stygibacter australis encodes the following:
- a CDS encoding MraY family glycosyltransferase; the protein is MNIVYKYFAVFVLGFLTVYSLTPQIIKLALKWNFVDNPCARKVHKKAVPLMGGVSVFIGFLLLVTVVIALNLHAMSMRLIGYLVGAFLILVVGIIDDRNGMKPVPKMLGQLAACLIFMYSNDMFSVLGPIWFSIPIVLLWMIGLMNAFNFLDNMDGVLAGMSGILGLGFYAISFISKTPEIAQLTSIIGLMSMAFAGSVLGFLPHNFNPAKIFLGDAGSMFIGYFLSTMGLLTGNLMAHSKGNHIWFLIPVLLLSFAIFDITLVSYTRRRDGRRISQGGKDHSTHRIGNVTGSTKVTAVFVYIINIILVLATILVLQMNSTLLLVFSTILFAVVFIFLGRKLDKIPVVIPYNQLKNPVKQEEQ